The genomic stretch TGTTAATGGGGTGTGGGATCTATGAGTGTTGTCCCTCTAACCTGGATCTTATCCCCACAGCTGCCCCGTGAGAGTGTGTTTCACTGTGGTGTCCTCTACGAAGACTCGCTGTACTCACCGTTCAGAGGACAGCTGGAGCTGCACGAGGACGTCAAGATCTACATTGAGGAGAACTATGAGCAAATCAACGTCCCAGTGCCTCGGTTTGGAGGGAGCGATCCTGCGGATATCATCCATGATTTCCAGCGAGTAAGGAGGTCTTGGAGCCTTTGGGGGGTGTAGCATGGGGCTGAGCACCAGCACCATGCCATGCTATCACTGTTGTCCAGTATGTCTATGATGATCTTACTACTGAGCTGTCCTCCTTCCCAAGACCCTCTCTGAGGTTTTCCAACCTGCTCATCTTGCTTGGTAGGGAAGTCCTTGGATGTGTTTGTCCTTCAAAGCAGTTTCCTGTCTTCCCTGAATTCCCGCTTTTTACCCATTTTCACTGCCATGTTCCATTACCAAGGGCTCAATTCCTTAATTTCTGTGCTTGGAATGCAGGGTCTGACAGCGTATCATGACATAACGCTGGATAAATGCTACGTCATTGAGCTGAACACCACTATTGTGATGCCTCCTCGCAACCTGTGGGAGCTGTTGGTTAACGTGAAGGTACAGTTGCAGTCCTGCTGATTTTGCATGCTCTCCTGGAGTTGGTTTGTGGATGCCAGCTTGGAAGGCCATGGGGAATCAAAACTGCTTTGTTTATGTCAGCCTTGACTCTGCCAGAGCTGAGACTTCATGCAGAGCGAAGGCTTCAGTGGGTTTAGCTCAAATATGAACGTACAGACAGCACACTAACACTGGCATGATGGATCAGCCTGACAAGGATGAtgtggaggagcagcagatCCTTCCCTCTGGTGTTCACTGATTGTAGgaatcaaagaaaagaaaaaagaaacattcccTCCTTTTGCTCTTGCCATGGTTACTGCTGTGGTTTGCCATTTGGAGAGCTCTTGGTGTCCCTTGGGGGACACCCCCTTTTGGGGGGAAGCTGTGCTGGGTATAGCACCACACTTGGGCTCCTGTGGTTTTGCTCACAGCTGGTATTAACTGGGTTTAGTACCAGCAGTTCAGTTCAGTTCAGAAGTCCATGACTGAAAGCAGTTGTCCTTACAGAGTGCTATTTAATCCtagcagcagggaaaaaagcaaaacaggacTTTCAAGACTGCAGAAGGTGCATGTCTTTCTCAGCCTTTTGCAGGTAAAGCAAAGCACTGAGCCTGGGTCTTTTACTCCCTTCTGTGAGGGTCCAtttgaaaggaaaggggaaaggaaagaaaaagaaaggaaaggaaaggggaaaagaaaggaaaccaaCAATCTaactctctcttttccttaaaTTCTCTTTGCTCACTTGCTGCTACATGCAGTGTGATGAACTTTGTAGGGGTTCAGAGGCAAAAGGTTGTGCCTTGAGAGATGCCTGATCTCCAGTCCTTGTTCAGCTCCCAGTTTGTTTCCCAGCAGTCCTTTTCATGCACTGTGACCATCTGGCGAATGTGCTGGGAGCCCTGCTGGTCTATGGCATGCATTTACTTACAACTCATGTCGGTCCAGGACAGGTGACCAGCCCCTGGGGCAGAGGGAAATGGGACAGGCAGGGTTGTACCTCAGGGACATTGGTTTGAAGTGTTGATCTTGGTCTTGAGCTCAGAAACAGTTTTTTCCCATGAGGGCAGTGaagcagtggaacaggttgcccagggaggttgtgctGCCTCCTTGAAAGCCTTGGATTTCAAGGCCAGATTAGGTACAGCCCCAAGgtccctcccctcttcccctctCTCAGACCTGTCATCTTCATATCCACAGGCAGGGCCCTGTGGGTAGTCTGTATCAGGCAGAGGGGGCAAATTTCTTCCTGATGCAGGGACCTTCATCACCTGATGACTTGCCCTATTGCTCACAAGTGCTCCTGTTTGGATTCTGCATGAGCTGCATTGGTCCTTGGACTCGGAgacttttgatttttctgtgtctCTGAATCCAGTCAAGTCCCTAAAGAATGAGACTGATTTCCAGCTGACAGTTTAGGTTTTAAGTGGCTTCAGTCCTGTTTCTAAGGGCAAAACCTTAGTCCAGCAAAGAACATTAGTGGCTTGCTCCAGCAGACTGTGGCAGCGCAGGGAGTCACTGAAATCCCATTGCCGCTTTTTCCCTGAGCAGCATGTCACCATGTATGCATTACCAGGCCTTTTGTGTCGGATTTTTTTGCCTGTAAATGgcacctctgctgcttcttgctgGCTTTATTCTATATAGGTGTGTTGGTTTGGTGAACGGCATAAGTATTGAAGAGAAAAGGATAGGGGGATGTTCCCCTGGGCAGCACCAGGATGGTGGGAGGTGAACCACTGAAGTGATGGACAGTCCACACCTTTTTCAGAATGCAAGATGCCAAAAACTTTAGTTTTGTTAAAACTCTTAGCAGAGAATTGAAGTTATCATCCTTGTTGCACAGTCCTGCCATAGAGGGATGATTCCTGACTACTTCAGCTGCGACAACTATTTAAATCTAAAATAACAAGAAATGGGGTGTGTGCATGTATCTTTCTCTGAACCCTCTCACCATATCAAGGATTTGGCCACCCCTGGGCCCCAATCCTGGGTGTTAACGTGATACCTCCTGCCAGTAACTGGCACGTATGATATGCCATCTCCTGCACTCTCCCACCGAGAATCAGTAATTGACTCGCAGAACTGTTGTGCTAGTGTAGGACAAACTTCCGCTAATCATCTGGTCCTCCAGCAGAGGAGAGCTTTATTGATCCAGCAGGCtatgccagcccagcagcactgcatgaAGTTAAGACAGCGTGTTTCCAGGTGCATCCCTATGGAGATAACCAGTCCTGTGGtggaaactgaaaatacagcatttgaAACAGTGCTGTTGTtgcttgcttttccccttgATTATATTTATACTGGCCCAAggatttgctgtttctttcatttctttgacTTGTCTTAAGCAAAAGGGACCAGAAGTATTTACTTCGTGGCTTAGTTAGCATCTAGTCTGCTCAGAAGTGGCCCCTGGCCAAAGCTGTACTTCTGTTTATTATGGATACAGACTTTTTAGCGGGCCTGTTGCAACAAGAcaagggtgatgggtttaaactataAAAGAGGGGAAATTCAGGCTTGATGTGAGAGAAAAACtatttacaatgagggtggtaaagcactggcacaggttgcccagagaggtggtggatgcaccatccctggagacattcagggccaggctggatgtggctctgggcagcctggtctagttgaagatgtccctgctcattgcagggagttggattagatgatctttgaaggtcccttccagtccaaaccgttctatgattccatgattacCAATGTCCAGACAGCTGTAAGATGGTCTGGCACCCAGAAATCAGCTTGCAGAGAGTCTTTAATGCCAAGCAGATTTCCTTCCTGCAGGGAAAGAGGCAGCCTCCATCCCTGGGATGCTCCCAGGTGCCCCATTTTCTCCAGTGCATGGTGGCTTTCTGCCATATCCCCTGTCAGGCACTCTGCTCATGACCCTGGTGTTCACAGCGGCCTCTAGTCCAACAGCAGGGAGCTCACATGTCCTGCTTTGCCTCAGCTTGCTCCCTGGTGTGAGCTGCCTTCCTGCACTGCCCCAGAGTCTCTGGATGATGGCCCTGGGGTGATGGAAGTGTGCTGAGAGCTCTCTGTCTCCTGAGCACCAAGCATGACCATGCAGGGCAGTGTTTCTAAATGCTCTGCCCTTGGCTCATCTGTAGTCTTCATTCCTGTGGGCTGTAGGGGCAGGAGATCACTGTGGCTGTGCTGAATGAAgtgaggaggagggggagatgTGGATAAATTGTGAAACTGTTGGAACCTGAGCAGGGCTGGCACTTTTGGTTTCTGCCTTTTGAAGTAAATgtaaaatgcacattttcagTGGCATTCCTGGCATTCTGGTTGAGTTTTGATCCCTCTCCAGAGAGGAGGGATCTGAGTTACAGCTTGGCACACTCACCTTTAAAACTGGGGTTAGTTTATAACAAGGTTGAAGGTACACTGGCTTCATTCCCTAAACGAACATTCACTGTTTGGATCTAATCAGTTGTGTGTGCTCTGGGCTAGCAGCACGGGACAGTTTACTGCAAGGAGAATGAAGCATGATAACTGGACTCGGTAAGTGGAGTTTGAGCCATCAAACATGGATTTTTAGCAGTGTGGCTGTCCTGGGCACTCTGTGTGAGACAGTTCTGTTCGAGGAGATGATGGCACCATTTGTGCTTTATTCTGGTGGAAACTATGTCATTTCAGAAAGGGACGTACCTCCCTCAGACATACATAATCCAGGAGGAGATGATCGCCACCGAGCACGTCAGTGACATGGAGCAGCTCGGCTCCTTCATCTACCGCCTCTGCAGCGGCAAGGAGACCTACAGGCTGAAGCGGAGGAGCACGAGGAGACGTAAGAGCCTTGCCATGTTCAGTGTCCTAACTTGCTTCCCCCAACGTCACAGTTGTTGCTGCTCTTACAGCCCTGCTGGCCTCTTTGTGGTGAGAGGAGAGGTTTCCCTGGGGGTCTAGGCAAGCAGGAGATCTTTGGAGGTGTTTCCCTCCAGAAGGGTTCATCTGAACCCAAacctgggatgctgctgctgcagatgggtGCTGGCTGGTGTGTTTCTATTGTCTATCCTAGTAAAAGTATTGAGATAATGGTTGCAGGAGCTAGCAAGTCCTTTACATCTGGGCTCGTGTGGCTGAACTAATAGCAGTGCTAGTGGGAACTGTGTGGAAAATTTCCCTAATGGAGACGTGCTTCAGTGGCAGCTAGTCAGAGCAGATTAGATCTGCAAATTACCTTTAATTAATTGAATTCCTAATAATATGGAAAAAGTTGTGGAGAGGGAAAATTTGACTACCTGGAAGTGATTCCATGAAAATCAGCAATGTGTATCTTATATGCAAATGGTAATATTGCTGCAGAACACTCCTTGATGGAGTATTTGGAGCAAATATTTGCATCTGGAGTGCAGTATTTGTATAAATTTGGGTTTCGGTAGTGGTGTACTTAGAGGCTCACCTGTAATCAGTTTGGGTTTGGGTCTCTGGGTAAGCAGCAGGGTGCAGAAGTCTCCATAGCTGTAGGTCCTGGTTGCTTTCCCAGTGGGAGCTGCACAGTTGTGCACAGGGCTGCTGGcatgctggctgctgcagtCATGGAGTCATGGCATGGTCTTGGTGGTCAGCAGGGCACCACTGGCAGTATTGCTCTAAGAGGGCAGAGCTGCCAAGAGTTGAGGTCCTGCAGTTTTAAGGGCATGGGGAGCATTCCTGGTTTCCCAGAGAGACTGGAGCCATAGCAGGATCAGTGCATGAAGGGATACAAGCCGCCAGAGGGGTGGCTATTTTTAGCCCTCCTTGGATGCATTCAGAGCTGTGGTCTGTACGAGCCTGTGACTTCTGCTGGTTTCCTGAGGCTTTCTGGTCTCAGTGATAACACTGAGATGTTGTCAGCTGAAACCAGCTGTTTCCAGGCAGCTCATGGCAGCTCTTACTGCAAGCCCACAGCCTAGACAATGAGGTGGTTCTTCCAAAGACCACTTTACGCTGCTTTTCCTATGGGCTGTGTTGTTCCTGCATTTCAGTGTTCAGGAGTTGCACCTcatctgctttctttccccTACTTGCTGCAGCTCTTACAGATTACCGTTGGTTGaatttcctctctcctctctttcaatCACTTCCAGGCATCAGTCGACGCGAGGCTGGAAACTGTCATCGCATTCGTCACTTTGAAAACACTTTTGTGGTCGAAACTGTTATCTGTGGGAAGTCATGAAGCCACTCTCCAGATGTAATCTTCCTTGGCTTTGcttgcacacacatgcacacacatgctctCGGTCCTCTCTTTAGACATGGTAATCTGTCTTACTTCTTTTACTCCCTCCCCTGCTTGTGCAGCTCTAACCTCTCAGGTCCATCACAGTGGATTCTCTTCTCTCCCCGCTACCTACCTGGGATGCCTGTTGGGCTTAAATTTACGCAGTGGTTAAAGATAACCTGGGAGTAGATGCAGCTTCTTTCACACCACAGGATGGGAATCTTTTGGAAGCAAGCTTGGTGTAGAAGGGATGCCTGAGAAATAGGAGTGCTGGAGATAGCTGAGGGATTTCAGGCTGGTGTAGTGCTTTGAGGGTGCTGTGGTACTGGGGCGCAAGGTGTATGCATAAGAGGAGGGCTACTGTTTTAGTGCTGGTATAATGACCAGAAATACGTAACCAGATGCACTTAGAAAAGAATAGTTGTGATGTTACAGACAGTGTGGTTCAGAAAGCGTAGCAGAAGGAGGGT from Lathamus discolor isolate bLatDis1 chromosome 3, bLatDis1.hap1, whole genome shotgun sequence encodes the following:
- the ITM2C gene encoding LOW QUALITY PROTEIN: integral membrane protein 2C (The sequence of the model RefSeq protein was modified relative to this genomic sequence to represent the inferred CDS: inserted 1 base in 1 codon), whose protein sequence is MGHQPRVPLAGRSLXDRFHRRSRGRCARARRWLHSPVCPHRPSPLPGAGGGSSPGRCRCRRRGRRRSGAMVKIGVQQPAAALKPEKEKAAGGDGAAGAEEPAPPVQGRRSSLSGVCYLTMGLLVLLLGLVFASMYVYRYFFITQLPRESVFHCGVLYEDSLYSPFRGQLELHEDVKIYIEENYEQINVPVPRFGGSDPADIIHDFQRGLTAYHDITLDKCYVIELNTTIVMPPRNLWELLVNVKKGTYLPQTYIIQEEMIATEHVSDMEQLGSFIYRLCSGKETYRLKRRSTRRRISRREAGNCHRIRHFENTFVVETVICGKS